The Aspergillus oryzae RIB40 DNA, chromosome 5 genome segment TGGGATTTTCTTTAGCTGTTGTTTTTGCTGACTGGTCGCGTTTCCACTTCGATTAGAAACAAAGATTCGGGTGTTGAAGGGTTCCCCCTCCGGGCGTGGTCTATTGAGATTTACCTTGTCAATGACCACGGAGAGCAAGTGCCGGCCAACGTCTTCGACAAGGTGACGTATACACTTCATCCTAGTTTCGGGGATCGGGCCATTCAAAGTACGTTATTTTCTATCATCCCTCCAACACTTGGTGtatattccttttttacAAACTGAGCCGCACGCCTGGGCTTGAAACTCTCGAGGAAAGCGATGTTGCCGGACACCATCGGGAACGCTGAGGAAATATCACTGACGCGCAAGATGACAACAGCCTTCAAGAACCCCCCGTTCAGGATCtcagaagaaggatggggtGAATTCGACATGCAAATCACCCTTCACGCCGACAAGGATCATTACGTGACACACGACCTCAACTTTGCACAGACACGCTACGAGTCCAAGCACGTCATCGTAAGTGTCCCCGTCCTCTTTGTCCGTGCCCATTCACCCGCTCAAAGCAGACCGCTCATACGTGATGTCAGACATTTAAAAACCCCAAGCCTGCCTTATTGGCAGCCCTTCGTGAATCAGGCCCCGTTCCCGGAGACGAGAATGGAGTGAAATCTAAGCGTTCCGCAGCTAGCGAAGAAggatcaaagaagaagaagcgaacAGAGAAGAGCGTATGGCCCCCACTACCTTCATCCATAGCCCAAACCAAGAGCATCACCTGACATGAAATCGTTCTTTCCAGGTGGATATGGACAAGTTAGCCGATGGCCTCCAACGACTCGGAGAAgacgatcttctccaagtgGTGCAGATGGTACACGACAACAAAGCCCCAGACTCGTACACCAAAAACGACGTCGAACGTAAGTTCCCTACGCGTACCACGTTACACATTCtgtaaaagaaaagcggaAGAATCAAAAAGAACTAATCAATTCCTGCAGAGGGAGAATTTCATGTCGATCTTTATACCCTACCAGACACCCTGATCAAGATGCTGTGGGATTTCACGCAAGAGAAGGGCGCTCTGTGAATTGTTTTGGGGGGGCccaatttccttctccatctccatctaccTATTTGCATCACTGTCgcttttttttccttttatcctGGTCTGcttcctttattttcttaCCCCAACTGCTTTTTGTATTTCTGACCAATGGACCGTATGATGAAATGGGAAAGGGCAACGGCCCCGACACATCGAACAtattgaaaaaagaaaaaagacaaaaggaagaagaggggaCGGAAGGTTACCGCAGTCATGCGGAGGATGGATGAAACGAATATACCTACACGAGTCAAGACAACTACCCCAACAGGAGGATGCACCTTGATGCTGGATtccttgaagaaagagatcggAAAGCTTGCTAACGAAAGTTCGCGGCTAATGAATACGGAGACATACGCCAATACTTGAAATCAACTTGGTCTTAATACAAGAAATTGGAACAATCATAGTGAGATTTTATGCAAAGGAGCCCCACGAAGGCAATATAGACATATCGGAACGGAACCACTCTTGGATATCTTCAAGCTCAATCACTCCACGTAAACCCAAAAGGCTGCACAATGAGataaaaccaaaaaaaaaagagtatgAGATCCACAATGCGTCGCCAACCGGAACACCTGGTATATGCATTCGGGTGAAAAAGTgaaacaaaacaatggcACAGCCTGCCTGCAATAAGAAAGATTTCTAACGCTCGATAATAATGCTATGATAGGAAGAAGTCATAGCGCCCGGCGCACTTCGACCCGTAATTTTTATATGAGAATCCAGTAGGAACGACTGGGTATTTACAGCACTCGGTATCTGGGACAGTCAGCATATCTGAAACATCAAGCGTGTCAGACCCAGTAAAACGTACAGTTTGAGTAAATCTTCCAAAGTGTGAGAGGTACAGTCGCGACCTTTCGGGATCTGTCGGACGATCTCGACGA includes the following:
- a CDS encoding putative transcription initiation factor subunit (TAF30) (transcription initiation factor IIF, auxiliary subunit), whose protein sequence is MPDVKRNVRLITEQHVVNKDSGVEGFPLRAWSIEIYLVNDHGEQVPANVFDKVTYTLHPSFGDRAIQTFKNPPFRISEEGWGEFDMQITLHADKDHYVTHDLNFAQTRYESKHVITFKNPKPALLAALRESGPVPGDENGVKSKRSAASEEGSKKKKRTEKSVDMDKLADGLQRLGEDDLLQVVQMVHDNKAPDSYTKNDVEHTLIKMLWDFTQEKGAL